DNA from Odocoileus virginianus isolate 20LAN1187 ecotype Illinois chromosome 25, Ovbor_1.2, whole genome shotgun sequence:
tacaaaatgatagaaatattaCTCTTTGTGAAaggttataaaataataaaattatttgaaaagtccTAGCAAAGCCTTATTTCTTGGTATAAAGGAAGGTTCTAGAAACTTAAAATGAACACATATGATATTTTGGGGCAGGACTGTAGGTGTGAGTTGTGTCTCCTCTCATCCAAACGCTTAATTAAATAAGAGGAATCCAAACTGGGATGTCAACACAGCAATCCTGCTGAATTTCCCTGTTGTTTCATGCTATGGTTGTGAGCAACAAACTAATTAGAGTGGTCATAAAGTTAGCCAATGGCATGAAGGCGTGGTGGGTCACACCCACACTGAGGGCGTATAAAAGGCCCTCTGCAGGGAGAACTCTCCACACTCAAGTGACACTTCTactctccttctccacccgagAACAACCTCACCAACCAACACCATGTGTGGCTACTACGGAAACTACTATGGCGGCCTGGGCTGTGGCAGCTACGGCTACGGAGGCCTGGGCTGTGGCTATGGCTCCTGCTATGGCTCTGGCTTCCGCAGGCTGGGCTGTGGCTATGGCTGTGGCTACGGCTATGGCGCCCGCTCTCTCTGTGGAAGTGGCTACGGCTATGGCGCCCGCTCTCTCTGTGGAAGTGGCTACGGCTATGGCTCCCGCTCTCTCTCTGGCTGTGGCTATGGATGCGGCTCTGGCTATGGCTCTGGTTTTGGCTACTACTATTGAGGACGCCATGGAAGACTCTCATCCTCTACACCCGGACACCAGGATTCACCAGCTCTGAAGCCCTCATGTTCTGTGCCTTGCCCCTGGGTGATGGTTATCCCGCAGCAAGGAAGTTTAGTGTGAACTATTTCTAGCCTACCTTCTAACCTACATTCTCTGAATTTGCATCATTAAGTGACATAAAGTGAAATCCACCTTGACCTCAGAGTTTCATCAAGACGGTGATACCATAGTAACTGACTTGATGCCTTCCATGCTGTCTTTGTCTTAACCTAATAAATGTGTTCGATGCAAACAGCAATTCTGGTTTTTAATGTCAGTTATTTGATATCCAACATTATTTACAGACACTTTTTGGCAGAATTCTATTCCTTGTGTTTGTATAGCTGAGGGGCTCAACATTGATTGTTGGTGGGAGGCCTTCACCACCTGGCTGATGGAGGCCAGCCTTGGCTTCAGGAGGCTGGCTGTAGCTCCCTGCCATATGTGTTGCGTtttatgcttagtcgctcagtcgtgtctgactctttgtgaccccatggactgtagcccaacaggctcgtctgtccatggggattctccaggcaagaatactggagtgtgttgccatagcctcctccaggggatcttctcaacccagggattgaactcagatctcctgcatttcaggcagattcttcactgtctgagccacctcctTGCCATATTGGTTCCAAATATGGCTGTGTGCCTTCTCAAGGCTTGGAAAGGTGAGAAAGTTACTCTAGCAAGATCGGTTCTACAATGCCATACAATTTTATGtgtcagaaacacacacacatgatcacACACATTTTATTGTTTGTTATATTTCATTGTTAGAAGTAAATAACAAGTCCTGTCCATTCTCAAGAGGAGGGAATAACTAAGGCATTGACAGCAAAAGTACATTTGTAGGCAACTTAATCTATCTATCACTGATATCAATGGAAATTTCCTTAATTTTCAGTGCTGTCAAACAATTTATAGAATATAAAGTTATTTTATCTCTGAAGATTTGGTAGAATTTCCCCCAAATAATTATCTGAATCTAGAATAATttgtgtcagtcagttcagtcactcagtcgtgtccgactctttgtgaccccatggaatgcagcatgccaggcctccctgtccatctccaactcccagagtttactcaaactcatgtccatcgaattggtgataccatccaaccatctcatcctctgtagtccccttctcctcctgccttcaatctttcccagcttcagagtctttcctaatgagtcagttctttgcatcaggtggccaaagtattggagtttcagcttcagcatcagtccttctaatgaatattcagggctgatttcatttaaaatggactgcttagatctccttgcagtccaagtgactttcaagagtcttctccaacaccacagttcaaaagcatcaactcttcggctctcagttttctttacagtccaactctcacatccatacatgactactgggaaaactaatgactacatggacctttgttgcaaagtagtgtttctgcttttttaatatgctgtctaggtaggtcataattTATGTAGTATTTACAtaatgcttatttttcatttgtttcttccatgatactcagtttctttataattTCTGAATGTAATGGTGTCAAGTTTGGAAATTATCCATTATatctaagttttcaaatttatatgCACAAAGATTcatgtcatttttaaaactccttgtttcattcttttattcttattttgcatATGCTGTTTTCTTCATAGTGTTCAGtactttgaaacattttatagTACACTTTTTTCATAGTGTTTAGtactatggattttttttaattactactaGAAATTTTCTTGCAGATTCTGCTAGttactattatcattatcattttttattttgaaattctatGATCTCAGATTATATTTCTCTTCTGCCTTAGAGTTTTTTAATCAACAATTTACTCTCCAAGTATAAATAGCACTGCAAATTTCTCTCTGCATAGCagtcagaaaatgttttctgcagtatttttacatttaaaatgtactaaCTTTCTTTACAATCAATTTTTGGTATTTTCTGTGGAAGCTTGAGAGGAAGCTTTATTTTCTGTCATCAGTATACAGATGAATATACATCCATTGAAGCTACTTTGTTAATTAAATTTTTaggtcttctttcttttcaatcagttttttttaactattttatctGTTCTGAGAGTGATAGGTTAAAGTTGTTCATCATTATTACTGTGaatctctctgtctctatctctccTTGATAGATAGCTAGACCAATAtctatgtatttttcttaaagatggtTTCTGTTTTTAGCACATAAATAATATACTCAGATGTGTAATATATCTCTTGTTAGGTTATTGCTTTGGGGAATTTTGGGGAATTCAACTGGAGTTGAAAATAAATCTCACTATGCTACTTACTACTCTGCCAAAAGACACACAGTACATGGACTGGTGGAGTTCTTTCTGTACTTTCAGGCAGCAATGGCAGGGACCAATGGAACCACCTGCCACACAACATAAACTAAACAGACCAAAATAACTTTGCAATAACTCTGAATGTTATGAATCATAGCTCACAACATCCATGTGCTAACCTGAACAGGATGAGTTCAAGTACATAATGTCAATGAGGAAAAGAACTAGCAATAATATAAACTTTAGAAGAAAGATGAGATCTTCCCAGAGGCATATTCAAgtgcaaaatataaagaaagaaggagggcttccctggtggctcagtggtaaagaatctgtctgccagtgcaagagaaatgggttcaattcctggtctgggaggagcccacgtgccatggagcagctaggttcatgtgccacaactatagagcctgtgctctagagcccgggaactgcaACTATTAAGTCCATGTGCTTCAACTACTGCCCTGTAGACTGTGCTCCAtgataagagaagccactgcaaagagactAACAGAGACCGCCATGTTCACTATTATTACTGCAAATTTATCACTGCAGGGAAGactagccacaactagagagtaaccagtgcagtgacaaagacccagcacagtcaaaaataaatacataaagttattttaaaagaggaaagaatgagaTACTAAAGAAATAACATGAAGTGGTAAGAagagagatactactttgccagtGTCTTTAACCAAAGTTTGGATGTTCCGAAGATGAAGTTTTGGGGTAATCAAGGTAGATAACAGTAGCCCCTGAATATGGTCACAAAAACTCATAGTAGAAAAGCACTGGTTGGATGTAGCTTTTTATCCACACATATATATTGTCAACTAAAAATAGTGAACGCTATCTCACAGACAACATGCaaactctcacacatacacacaatcacagGAAATCCACATCAATAAATATGCATGAAAACATTGTAGGTGTGAAAAACAGAATACCTTTAATGGAAAATCAATTTAGATATTTTTTTAGATGGAAGTGGGATTTTACGGACAGAGAAGTCAGACaagtacaatccatggggttgcaaagagttagacatggctgagcaaccaacacacacacacacaagattgtTTGTATTCAATTGTATaataatgggtttcccaggtggtgctagtggtaaagtttgcatctgacaatgcagaagatataagagacactggttcaatctctgggttggaaagatttccctggaggagggtgtgacaacccattccactatccttgcctggagagaaccatggatagaggagcctggccgactacaatctataggattgcagagtcagatatgactgaagcgacttaagaTGCATACACATAATAATAACATAGAAcaaatgaatgttttttaaattattggaaACTGGCAATTCAATCAAAAAAAGTCTGATGTTACATGGTAGCTTAGATTTGGTTGTCATTGTTTTATAGACAAGAACATCCTTAGTATAATTAATGCTGGATGTATATATGATGCCTCTATTTATAATAGAATATCCTGAAGAGATGAGCACCCTAGAATCTCTCAGAAGAATCCAGAAAACCAAGTATCTTCAATAGCATCATGGATGGTAGCAGGTGTATCCACAGTCACTGTGGTCACTTCCATAGCCATACCCCAGGCTGCCACGGCCACCATAGTAGTTGCTATAGAAGCTCATGATGTGAGGAGAAGAAGGCTTAATTGAAGAGAAGATTTAGTTTCAAAAGTTTTGTGCTTAAAATCTgttacaatgggcttcccaggtggcactagtggtaaagaagccacctgccaatgcctgaaacataagagaggtgggtttgatccctgagtggggaagatatCCTAGAAGATACTCTAGGAGAGGGTACAGCAAACCAATACCAATTGAGTGGTATGTGAGGCAAACCACAGGCATTGTTGGACACATACTTCAAACTAAATGGCATTGAGACTATCTCAAAAATTCCTCATGACCAATATATTCAAGCCAAAACAACTCTGCTATGTGTCATGACACCTATCAGTAAATCAAATGCCTTAAATGAGAGATTCTTCTCCTAATTTAATGGTTTATTGATTCCAAATTGCAAATTTAAACTATGTTACTATCGGCATGTGATCATATAATCCATACAGATTCTATCTGttgaaaatcttattttaataatACCTTCCATTCTATCTGCATATATGGAGTCTTGGGAATAAAATTGTGGCTTCAAAGTGGTAGGAGACTAGGGCAAGTTTGTGGAGAAGCTAAGGAGAAGACATAGAGAAGACACTGCTGTGTCAGTAGCtcgtcctgtctgactctttgcaaccccatggactgcagcctgccaggctcctctgtctatgaaattctccaggcaaggatactggagtgggaagccattttcctctaggggatcttcccaatccagggattaaacctgggcctcctgcatttcaggcagattcgttaccatctgagccaccaggaaagccaatggCAGGGTTTAATTCTAAATCCTTGAATACCTAATATGTTCTATTAAATTTCTGAAGCAATgttattcatttaatttatacTTACATATATCTGCATCTATCATTTTGTAAATGATCAAAAGTCATGGTAGAGTCCTTGACATTTAAATCCATTAACCACTGCCACCTATTAAATGTTGCTATCAAGATAATAATACCTTTCACGACTATTTTAATCAAACACTCCTCCCCCTCCAAGAAAAAAAGCAGTCaactatagcttttttttttttttgagtgaggCAATTTAGTCATACCAATTTCAGGTGATGTAGAGGAAGAATGATCACTAGGctatttaaattagttttttccTGGAAACGTGTTTTAATTTATCACTTGATTGATTCTGCATTGTAATATAGTTGATGCTACTTTTATTTCTCTATgggaaatttgaaaattatatagtGAAGATGTTTCGTAGGTCTAATATCTTCACCCAGCAAATGGTGAAAAAAAGTCATAACACTCTATTTTACAAAAATGACCCTACCAAACACACACATGGAAAGGACACTCAgaagtgtgtgtttgttttctgattAGATGAATGTGTTTGATCAGATCTTTAGTATGAAAGCATTCTGTTTCACTAAAAAGCAATTTTTGACTCATCAGATATACTCAAGATAGATGTGTTGGAAAGATTTTGAAATCTTATGGCTTCATTCTTGTGATTTCTAGAGGAGAACTGGCTGAAATTAAGGGTGTATTCAAAACCATgtattctctctccctttctaaaGTTTTgagaatatatgtaaaactgtTTCTACTCAGAAATAccattagaaaagtaaaaatctacTGATAGATTTCACATGGATGGGTGGATAATGACACCTCCCCATGTGCCCTCTTTAAGAGAAGGCATAAGTTACATTTTAACTGTGATGTAAAACCATTTACACTTTTCTGGTGCCAACCAATGAGGTGGAGAGTCACACTAACTTGAATTAAGACAGCAGTAATACTAGGGCTATACAAGAGAACTCAGTGTGACTGGTGACAAAGAGAATAATGATCAGATATCTTGATGAAGGAACAGACCTGTGTCTAATCCACTGGTATACGTAAATATATGTTGTTTAGCCTTTTTTATACTTACTTAGAATATAACTCAAATACTGATACAGAATCTAATCTGTTACTGATAAGAAAAAGTGGAGAAACTGGATTCCAAGGAATAATTTAAGTTTGTAGTCCTTCAGTAAAAATTGAATGCAAGTGAGAATTAGGCTGATTGGTGTAAGTAGAAAAGCATAGTGCCGTTTTGGTCTGACTTGGTTTTTTGCAAGTTTTAATTGGTTGGGTTAATATCAACATCCTGGGGTTGAAAGATACATTATGGTTTCAGTATAGAATGAGAACTGAATATCTGAAGAAGATAATTAATTCGAATCAAGAGAAGAAAGATAAACACAAGAGTCAAAGGATTGTTATGcttatgaaatgtttaaaaaatcagtgaaactaaTTGGAACCAAGAGCAAATAAGACTGAGGTCTTACCGGTATAGTCATTTGTGACATAAAGGAAGGTTCGAGGAGGTTAAAGTGAACATATAATTTGGAGCAGGCAATGTAGGTGTCTCCTTTCATTCAAGACCTCATTTGGATTAGAGGAGCCCAAACAGGCCAACAAAACAAGCTTCCTAAATTACTTTGAGGTTTTATCCTCTGGTTGAGCAAAAACAAACTAATTAGAGTGGTCATAAAGTTAGCCAATGGCATGAAGGCGTGGTGGGTCACACCCACACTGAGGGCGTATAAAAGGCCCTCTGCAGGGAGAACTCTCCACACTCAAGTGACACTTCTactctccttctccacccgagAACAACCTCAACAACCAACACCATGTGTGGCTACTACGGAAACTACTATGGCGGCCTGGGCTGTGGCAGCTACGGCTACGGAGGCCTGGGCTGTGGCTATGGCTCCTGCTATGGCTCTGGCTTCCGCAGGCTGGGCTGTGGCTATGGCTGTGGCTACGGCTATGGCGCCCGCTCTCTCTGTGGAAGTGGCTACGGCTATGGCTCCCGCTCTCTCTCTGGCTGTGGCTATGGATGCGGCTCTGGCTATGGCTCTGGTTTTGGCTACTACTATTGAGGACGCCATGGAAGACTCTCACCCTCTACACCTGGACACCAGGATTCACCAGCTCTGAACCCCACGTATGCAGAAACTTGCTGAAGACGTGCCTTTTAATGCCCTTTACATATGATACACCCATGCTTCCCTTTATGCATTTAACTTTTAAGTAGAGGAATTGAAATTCATCCTGAGAATTCCCATATGATCCCCTATTATAATGGTGGTCACAGATTCTGCCTTTATGTTTTCATGCTGAAgccatttct
Protein-coding regions in this window:
- the LOC139031078 gene encoding keratin-associated protein 6-1, translating into MCGYYGNYYGGLGCGSYGYGGLGCGYGSCYGSGFRRLGCGYGCGYGYGARSLCGSGYGYGSRSLSGCGYGCGSGYGSGFGYYY
- the LOC110135153 gene encoding keratin-associated protein 6-1-like, coding for MCGYYGNYYGGLGCGSYGYGGLGCGYGSCYGSGFRRLGCGYGCGYGYGARSLCGSGYGYGARSLCGSGYGYGSRSLSGCGYGCGSGYGSGFGYYY